AACAATacccaaattattttttttctatctctcgtattttattaattttgcattaaaatcgtCCTTAAAGTCTCTATTTTTAAGCCACGGAGggtataatataataaaattacacaataattatattttaaagtCCCCCTTATCTTAAGTGattgtatttatttttgggttgtcccaactaaaatgatatatttcctTTAATTTTGGCAAATATCaacactttttttttacttttctcaCTTTATTCAatctatttttttctatatttactttattttctataatttaGCATCCCAAAAATGAGGGTCTCACTTCTCTCACTTTGTGTATATAATCTAACAAAATCAAGTAGGCCTATAAAATCTCATTTTGGCAGGTCATTATCAGATTGTACTGTATTTTTGTTTTGGTAAAGCACTACTTTCAGATATTTTactttgagatatttttatcaTACCCTTATAAATGGGAGTATGATTTTGCTTAGCGAGAGGATTTCTATATCTTTGCTCCTTCAGTTACCTGTTTTTGACGAGTAGTAAAAGGCGATTCGGGAAATTAGGGTTTTAATCTAATTTCAGGTGCGTTCCTTTTTTGAGCGAATGTGTTTTAACATGCGCCAGAATCTTGTTTTTTTTAGGATAGTGGAAATTTGACCTATTTTCAATCTCTATGTATGATATAGGAATCCTTTTGCTATGCCATTTTAGAATTGTTGCTATTTACTTGCTTAGGCTTTTCAAACCAGCATAATTGGATACTGCAGAGTAATGGAATTTGGTGTTAAGCCAagaatatacatacatatagcCTCCCTATTCCCAAACTATGTATAGGTCACGAGTCAAGATTAAGCCCTAAGATTTTGTGTTGCTGTCCATAAAATTTGTCCTCTCTTCATGTATGAGTTTAAAATGAGAATTCTATGGATTTGGTGTTTGAGCTTATTCGTTTCCCTAAATTGATTTGCTTGCTCGCTCGAATTTGCATTTTCTCTTGTATACAATTGAGATTACTTTACTGAGGAAGTTGACAGTTTTTGTTGATTGGTCAGTTACTAACATATTATTCATAATTTTGGTATTCTGGCTTGGTTTTTGTATGCGAACGTAGCTTTTCTGGTCATGGATTAATTCACCAAAAAATCCTATTCAAATTATTAAATCATGTTAAGTTTCACCAAAAATCCTATCCTTATTTTAGATCTCTTGGGGATAATATGATGGGTTATTGGTTTATGATGATGTTATATAGGTGACAAGAATTCTAGGGAAGCATCCTGTATACTCAAGCTTAGTCGACCATCATCTGTAGGGTCAAAAAATTTGTTCTGTTAGCTAATTAATTGATGGAAGGAGGGGTGTAAGACTTTAAATGAGTACACATCAGGGTTCATCATAGTTCATGTGCATCTGGAGGTTTTGAAATGTTAGGTCCTGAAATTATAATACTTATGTAACAAATGATTGCTATCGACAATCTCCCTGAATCACCTGAAGATGATTACTAAAGGATTCTGAGTTGATTAATCACATGAAAACAGGGGATGGTGATGGTTGTATAAGGTTTTAAAGCTTTATGCAGCTGAAAACTGAAACGCTACCTGAAATGCATTATCAGAAGATATTTATCTAATGATTAGTAAGTTTAGAACAAAAAACTGTTTTGCAGCTTCGTCATTCGcttgtttgtttgtttattgACAGTATGAATTGGCTGTAGAGTGAGAAAGGTGCATTTGAGGATGGCCTTTGCCAAATGCATCAATGCTTGAATACCTGCTTCGTAGTTATctatgtaacttttttttatgcTATTACAGTGCTATCTCAGCTTGTTTACCTTCATCCATAATTTTCTTACTTATTTCAGATGTTAAAAGAACATTAAAAATGTCAGTCTCATCAGCGGATGGTATGGCATCATTGAGCAGCGATCTTTGCTATGAAATACTAAGGCGTCTCGATGGTGCTAACCTGGCTATTGCAGCGTGTACTTGTGCTGCATTCTCTTCTATCTCAAAAGAAGAGAGACTGTGGGAAGATGTATGCTCTTCCATGTGGCTTTCGACAAACAGCAACGATGTGAAAAATTTGATCGCTTCAGTTGGTGGATTTAAAAAGTTTTATGCTGATTGTTTCCCCCTCATAGTAAATAAGGATGTTCCCGAATTTCACTGTTATGACTATTATGATTATCCTCAAGAATGGACTGAAGCTGACTACTATGGGGATGAGGATGAAGTAGAAAATATCTCACCATCAGATTTCGTGTCGATTGTGGATATCAGATATAGAGAGAAAACGATTTGTTCTAAAGTCATCTGGGGTATTCCCTACGCGAATGGCTCTAGTGGTTGGTTCTACAATTGTCCTTTTCGTCTGGATCTACTTGCAAACAATGCAAGAGATGACGAGCAAGCAGATGACGTCGTGCTCTCACTATCTGATGGCCAGCCTCGAAGTTGGTCGATTGAAAGGGAGAGAAAAGATGGGAAGCTATGGCAAGAGCTTCGCGATGGAATCAGGCTTAGTTGGATTCTAgtcaacaaaaaaacaaaaaaggctGCCAATCTCTCGAGTTGGAGTCCTACAGGAGGGCAGAGACATTGGCCTACCGACAAGGATTTCTTGATACGATTCGGTTCGATTCTCCCTGCAAAAGACATTCTTCCATGTCAAGTAGTGGAGTGCATCCTTATCATGAAGTTCAAAGTGGTCGTTGTGGAGGATGGAGGCTCCCACACCACTCTCAAACTGTCTGAACTAAGCATGCAGCTTGGAGACATGGAAGGTTCTCATGTCAATGGGAGAAACAGCTTGCTCGTTCTCAAAGAAGCGCTCAACTGCCGTAGGAGCAAGAACTACAGTGAGGCCCTCGAATCATGTCACTTGTACTCGAAAGTCCAGAGGGagctcaaggagaagaagatgagaTATGAAAGCAGGTTAGATACAGTTTGGATTTTAGGAAGTATAGTTGCTTGCGCCACATTTTGTTTATACTGTTTGTGAAAATCCCTATGGCTTGTGTGTTATGGGGCGCAGTTTTGTTGTGTGCACATATTGTTTGTATCTTCGTCTTCCCTCACCACTAAACGTTGCTTGTATAGTAAATTATCTTCGACCACCTCTACATAGTTCAAAGAGTTGATCAAATGTTTCTACCTTAATGCCCTTATGTCATTATTAATCGTTACATGTACTGTATTTCTTTAGTTTTGTATGTCAAGTATTTacagcccaagaaagagtagctatatatagtagtactagtattatacaTCGATTTTGGTGACCCTAAAATTCGCAATCTCGCCCAATTCTTCCACTCTTTTGCAGTCAAAATTTCAAGTTTCTCCATAATTTAGTTGAATTTACATACACAGATTATATCCATATGAATATGAAGAGTGTATACAGAAgattaaaaataatcaatgagcATCACGGAGGTTGAAACGATGGTAAAGCAAAATTCAAAGAGATAAAATCATTCTATATTAGTAGAAGTAACGAAAAATTTTTACTCTAATTTTCCTTAAATGACATCATGCCTATgtagaatatataaaattttaaaaaccagGTGGTCAAAAATGAGGGATCATTTCTCTACAAAAAAAGTTAACAAATTTTCAATTTGATCAAAACACCATATCTCCAACTCCATTGACCATCTTCTCTAAATCTTCTTGTGAAAGAAGGGTTCTTTTACCCATTGCTCCACTCTTATCGTACGGCTGAGCCATCTTCCTCAAGAACTACACATACCGGGTGGTCAAATTTTACTCGTTTTATATTGTGTGGTGAAAAGCATAAGAAAATACAGAGCAAATCACCATTCAGTTAAGGTTCAAACGTACCTCTCTTGCGATATGCACAGCCATGTCCGTACTCAAGTTCAGGTGAGCATCACGTAGATGTGACAGTATCCAACTAGGCAGCTTCGAGCGCTTGTCATGACGACTATATCTAAGAGCCCAAGCAACCATTAAACACACATCAAACATTCTGTAAATTATCAAATATTTTCTCCAGGTGGAGAAATATCCTGTGGAGGCAGAAACAAGAATTAAGCTAACGAACCTCTTGTCAGCAAAAATCATCATCCCATAATCCGCTTTTGACCTGATAACTCGTCCGACACATTGGGCAGCTTGCCTCTGCATATGTACATGAATAATGTTCGATCATGTACAAGCACAGATCTAGATTATATACTAGGAATTTGGAATAATGGATTGCTGACAGTACCAAAGCATCGAATGTCAAAAAATCACCCTCCTTTATCTGGAAAGTCTCCCGTAAATACTCCAATCTTGCTAGTAATATTCTGCAACATTTGAAGAACGTAGCATATGGTAGTAATCATTCTGGTTACAGAAAATACTAACAGAAAACAATGACCATTGTGTACACAATCAAGGACTAAAATGGTTGCAAAACAATTTAAGCTGACGACTTGACAGACAAAAAGGCTGTAGGAGCAAACCAACCTGCTCAATGTATACTGAAATGGGATGCCAAACATGATAACAAGTCGGCCATAATGTCTATCAAAATCGATACCTTCTGCCACTTTCCCCCTGCAATCAAAGTAGGCAATGACTTGTGAGAAAATTATGTTAAATTCATAATCTTTAACTAAGCAGAATGTATTCTCACACTAGCCAGTCCATTACAGTTTTGCATATTCGGATAAGATGCGAACTAAAGGGCATTCGGCCACAGTGTCTAATCACACAAGTAAATATAAACTACCACCACGAACAATATTATCCTAAACTTACATTATTGGTAATGTCAGGCAAGATTATTATCTTTTATTAAAGTTTATTGGTAATAACCACTGCTGTTGGAATCCAACAATGTCTGaataaggaaaaataaataaatgtagaCACCTTTCCTGCAGGCTGCAGGTGCTATAAGGCACAATATAGAAAACAATACCTGGCTACTGAGAAAAAGACGGCGCCTCTTCCACAATCACAAGCTCTACGATAATTGTCTAGTGCGAGTGTGGTTTCAACGACATCCTGAGTCTCTATGAAAACAAGTTTACGTTGCATAATTTCCTGCACCGCATTCAAAGTGAAACCTTTGTAAAACAAAGCCTCAACGCAGGTAGCATCAACTAACTTAAAAGTTTATACTGGAATTTCCAGAGAAATGTTATACAAGAACGATTACCTTCAGAATGCCTGATTCGTGCCAACTATTAACAATTCCATCCATGTAAGAATAACTGACAAAAAAGCACACGACTCCATCTGGAACAACAGAGACCATTTCTAGCAAAAGTTTGCCATAATTTTTCTCTACACCAGGGTCACTTCTAAGATCATATTTTGTGCTCACTGGAAGCTGGTCACTGAAATAAAACATGGCAAAAGAGGAAGAGTTATTAAAACAACAGCCAAGGCACATTTTGGTGTTGGATAATTTTTTTTGAGTTTTGATAGTATAGAACCTCCTTAACTAGTTACCTTCCACGAGTGAGAACCATCGGGCAGATGCAATCCCTAGTTAAGGACATTGTAAAGCTTCGGCTCACCACAGGATTGAAATTAAGAAGACGAGGATAGAGATCAATGGGACTCAGTGTCCCAGATGTAATAACAACTGATTGAAATCGCTCAAATACGGGCTTTATGGCTAGAGAAGCATCATGACAACAAAGCTGAAAACCAATATGACTCGTGAGAAGCAATGCTGAAAGTCACTAGGCAGAACAAGTATGTAGTTGACGAGCACAAAAATGTACAGAAATAGAATAATTCAGTTTAAAGATGCCAAGCACAACATCTGAACATTAGTAGATTTGGAAAGCTATCCAAGAACAAATCATTACACATAAAGATCTCAAAACTGCTACCACCTAGAAGTAACACCTTCCCCAACCAACAAAAGGAGGCTATTAAAATATCAGTAACTATGTTTCTTCCGCAACATGCTATAAAAGCCAAATACCTGAAGAACAGGATCGGGTATGTGCGGCATCCTTTCATCAAAAGGTTCAATTATAATAGAAAATCCTCGAGTGTAGGTCCCCACAAGAGTTGCCAGATCACAGATTGTTTGGATGTGGAGAAATTCATCGGTGTCAGTGATCTCCAAGGTTAACATAAGAGAGTGAAGTCGATCATAACAAAACTTCAGCATTTTCTGGTCAATTCCAACTTGTGCATTGACTGATGCAACAAATGTAACAGGCCCCTCCTTCTCAACACTTTCCGTCTGCAATCGCCCTTTAAGATATTGTACAAACCTACGCAAAACAGACAAAAAGTGCTCTGCGCGTCTTATAtttccaggtactgcttcctttAGTATGTCATCAGGCAAGGCAGGATTTGCTAGCCATGTGTCACCAGCTACAAggagaagaaagaaaatgaTGTCAGAATAAATCATGGAAAGACTTCATTCCAGAATTAGTTGAACACAAATTTACTCAACATACTAGGAAGGTCCCCCCTTTGTGCCAAACCATCAACAAGCCTGTTGTACTCTGCACGCAGTCGACCAGCATCGGTGGCCTTTAACCTTCCTACCATGGTAGAATAAAGTTAAGATGAAAGAACATTCAAAAGTacgttttttgtttttcctcttAGGGCGAAAAAGTGGTCAACAGTCAACACACTTTCAGGAGGACTAATACCAAAACTCTTGTGCAGAAACCATGCCAGAAAAGCAAAGTTCAAATGCCATATGGCACAAGGAGACTTTCTAATATTTAAAGTGATGATTTCAGTTCGTCTATATATTGAACATTAAGTTAGCTGTCCGAACCACCTATGTAAAATCTTGGGCCAAACATTTAAAATAGTACACAGAAATCAAAACTTAATCCGTATCAGTATGCACCATCATAAACAGTATGCAACCAAACATTGCTAGTTTATTATGTTAATGATAAACCTCTAAGATGAACTAGTCCATGCAAAATCTTTTAGTACACCATAATTTCAAAAACTGTAGAATCTTTTAAGTTTCACTGCTTTTTATGGACTTTCCAGCCACAAAGGAAACATCCGGACTTTGAAATACAATAGAAACACGAACAGAGCGGAGTACATATATGTAGGAGAGGAGATTAAAAAAACACTTCAAAGGAGAgaatataactatataaaagtGCCAGAGGCATTATCACCTTGAGTATATACAGACAAATGAAAGCACATACCTCTCAATCTCCTGGGACATCCTACTCAGATTCCTTGACGCCCCATCAAGTGTTTGTGTCCTCACATTAACACTAAGTGCCTCGATGCACACATTATCAATATTATGGGCCTCATCAAACACCACAACGGTCTCCCTCTGCATCTCCTTCGATATAACTCCAGCAACTTTAGGATCAAGCAGGTACTGATAGCTATATACCACTACATTTGCAAATTGAACCATACGCCGTGCTAGAAAGTACGGGCACCACCCTTTTTGCTTCCCAAATGCCCTCAAGTCCTTCAGcagcaaaacaaacaaaaaagtcAAGATAGTATTTTCCAGTTTCCATCATAACAATTCAACAGATAATCAGGTGCAAACCACAAATTTGAAACACATTTCCACCAGTTCAATTCAAGAGCAATCAATAACTAAATCATAAATTCATATTCCAGTCAAACTAAAATGATCAGATATAGCAATATAATTAGCCGAAGACTAAGAATCggaaaatagagataaaaaaaacaaaaaaaacctgCAATGTATAAACTCCAGGAGGCAACACGGCGTCAGATGCAGCCTTGTGCAGCCTTGTCGTAGTTCTCAAAAAAGTCACACGTCGGAATATCAGGATTCTCAATCGCCACTGCCCTAACCCAGCTCGCCGTGAGCTTCCTACAAGCAGCATCCACCGAATCACGACTCTTCGCCGAGACAACGCGGGGATTGACGCACAAATTCTTCCTCGAGGAGAGCCCCAACGCCAGAATCCTCGCCGATGGCCCCAATTCCTTGACCTGATAGTCGTGCAGAAACCTCAACTCAGCTAGGGTTTTCTCCATCTCGTGCACTGTGCGGGTGCAGTAGAGGAGCTTCACCGGATTGGAGGGTTTGGCGAGAACGTAGCTCGTGATTAGAGAGAGAAGCGCGATGGTTTTCCCGGTTCCGGTCGGCATTTCGAGAAGGCAGTGGCCCTTGGCATCTAGGGCGCGCTTGAGCTCCACCATGTACGAGTACTGTTCCGGGTAGATATTATCGTACGGGAAGTATACGGTCACGTCTTCGATTTGGAACTTCATCTTCACGCCGGCACCGACAGCTTGCGGCGGAGAGAGAAATAGCCGTCGGTAGTGATCGCCGGCGCTGATGATTTGGGGAGCAGAGTATTAGCTGTTTTTGCAAAGAGCGACGTCGTTTAATGGACCTACTactcatttttccttttatttatggagtacatttttaaaaaatgaataatagaaatttCCTTTAAATGCGacacttttttttaacattttatagTACCAACATTTATGGAGTAACATTTTGATACGATATATCTTTTCCGTCCCTTTAAAATAGaccacatttattattttagaaggctctttaaaaataaattaattctcattctctattaataatattctaataactttttctttctatcttttttactttaccaattgcacattaaaactaGTACGGaattttttttgggattgtggAGTATTTCTTTAAACATTCTTTTGTACATTTTGtaacattttaaaatgaaaagataTAATGCAAGTGGAAAAATACTTCTCTAGATATCAATTAGATAGTTAGGGTATCCACaataggggcggcgcgccggccgccccggaGTCGCCTATGCCGCGGCTATTCATAGTGGATGACACGGGCGGCGCGACCAGGACAGATGGGAGGGGGCGGAAAAGCCTTCGCCGACTTCtcggcgaggacgcggcggaaGTGGCTTAGCCGCGGCGGTGCCTGCGGCTGCTTATTGCacaactattttttatttttattaattttaaaatttgaataaattttattataaatacccCTCACATCTTCACACCCATTTCAATCTCTATCCACTTTTCACTCCCTAATTTTTCtatctctaaaaatgcacggtggagacgaagATTCACCCGATACcaatactttttctttttttattattatctcgttttctaattatttatagtCTGATAATTTAAATCttcattgaattaaaatatacaaaaaataaaataaagtgaaatatggccaaaaagtgtccactattgttgtggaaacttttttttgtgGCTGTGGACAAATCAGAAGTGGCTGAGGACAAAAAAAGTGGCTTGTCCAGGGAAGTGTCCTCCATATTGTGGATACTCTTACTTGAATCAGTATTTCTCAGTTAGATGAGAATAGACAATTTCTAATAGTACACTAAAACTTAAATTGAAATAGGTAATTAGCTACAATggtacttagagcatccgcagcggtggcggttggcgccaccgccgtccgtgccagcggcaaggcgaaggaccgccaccgctgcaaccgcgccgctggcacggcgctgctcgatgtatcgagcacgtccgtgccagcggacgcacacgtggcggtctcccattcgccaacggcatagccgttggtttcaaacatttttttattttttttttaaaaaatcggatttttattaaaaaaatcgataaaaaataaaaaaaaaaaatttcacttccccaaaaaattatatccgtttataaccgtttttccccaatttttaattttttttattttttttaccccaaaaatacacactttcatctataaatacccccaatttcactccaaaaaattcacactttcactacacaattctcatcatcaatctctcatatccattttcatcttcctctcacaccctacaacaccactatgtccggtaacgacgacaacccaagcggctctcacggttggaaccccgaatggttcggttcgcaaccgtttcatagtccggaaacggaatattcggcccctcctctcacccaagattcgggcgttccgagtggctaccggccatacccaatcgacgatcaaggtgcctccgatgggcgctacgggtggacaccggagcctaggcctcgcgccccttcccaaatgccgaatcctccatctcgcgccggtgtccgcacaccgtactcaccggcggagatggaaagattgttcaaggcgtacttggaaatctccgaagatgcggtggttggaacgaaccaatccggcgatcacttttggtggcgcgtctctagccggtacaatgcacaccggccgccgggaacgatcgagcgcaacgagagtatggtgcgcaactgcatcggccgaacgacgtcgcgccgcgactccatctgcccctgctcccgaacccgcaccctatgttccacctccacccccgaacaactcgttgtgggcccttaagccaactcaatatggccgataggtcaactatgacccccacgcaacttcaaacgcacgagtccatgatattgggtctccaaaaacaattggggttggtgccgccggatgcgtagtcttcctcgggttatattagccaataattatgtaatttttaatttttaggagtttaattatgtaatttttaatttttagtattttaattatgtaatttttaatttttaggattttaattatgtctttttattttatttgtaatttgttatttttattgtggtttttttaatgaattttagtattatgaaaatgtttttgtgtaattgaattttatattaattgtgctcgtccttgcggaagagcactgttgtgggtgttgtgctcttgccagagagcaggcatgaatagtactgcccgggcccacaaccgtgccgctggcaagagcacggttgtggatgctcttaaagaccaatttcatttttggtgtttgagtaaaaaagtactccctccggcccactttaggagtcccgatttactatttttggatatcccactttaggagtcccggttggaatatttcataaattgtaataagtctcatattccactaatatgtctccactcacattttattataaaattaatatataaaagtaggattcgcattccactattttttttcaccaactttcctttacatttcttaaaatttatgtcGAACTCAAATAAGACTCTTaaaatgggacggatggagtaataccTATCTTTAGATTTACATTAAACCAAAACCAATAACATTTTCAATGAGTACAAAAGATATAATATAAAGAATATTCAATTTGCATTAAGAGTAAATGATGGGAATAAAATCATACTACTCCATTTGATATgatatttacactaaaatataaGTTTGAGTAATCACATCATCTAGTCGTCGAAACAAAGTATCTATGTGACTATTTCCCTTGTACtacacaaataaaaaagatCATAACTGTCTTTATATTActgaaaaaatttaaattgcAATACATGATAATGTTTATCAAAAGCTAGGAAAGAAACAAACAACAGAGACTGAACTTATTCATTTTGTATTATCCAAAATTctactattattatattttgaagATATTGATTCATCCATTTTAATGAagctttattctctcttatactCATACACCTAAATGAACAAAATATAAGAAGAAACATCAAATGCAGAGAAATGATTTGTGGGCTGCTAATACGTCCATTCTTCAGGAAGAATAATTTCTGGCGAAAAAGAAATGTAGTCTTCCTTTTGTTTCTCCAATTTTTCATCAATGTTCTTGGTTTTCTGACTTTGCTCTGCGTGGAGTAAAAACAAACCAATTTTGTCATTATTATTGTAtaacaataaaatataaaataaagcaTAATACTACAATTGATGAATTGAATACCTGAACGGGGTTTAATTTCTTGACCAAGTTCGTGGACGTTAAGGTTTAGTGCTTGAATCACTCGAGAAGGCAACAGAACTGGAGAGAGAGCTGTTAAAAACAATTTAGTAATGATTTCATATCCATAGATATGAATTATGATCGTGGACAAAtttcatatactactattaatttaatatataatcaTACAAATATGATCGTTTGACATATTGAAAAATCTTACTGAGAAAAATAATTATCTATATACTACATTAAAAAAAGCAAATAGACGAGTATCATAAGAAATAATAACATTAGGCAATCCACAATATGCTGACAATAGCACACCCGATCCGCCACAGTGGCACCGCAGAcaacggacgatgcgtcgtccgcgcccgacgcttagtccgcggacgatagggcatcgtccgcgtcatcgtccgcccactgtgggcgacgcggacgatgacgcagacgatgcaacgcgtttagttttttttttaattcgaaaattttgttatatatattctccagcttcacttttcatttgtaatttttcgattaacttttaaactctcaaattacgctataaaatagattccggtggatactcaagtcctagtagcccgatgtttggagaTGGGGCACGGTTGCCGGGTACACAACttggcgaatatcggtcgttcaaCGCCAACACACACTATGATCCGgacttcagtacggattcgtacggtctctccgacatggagcagtctccaactcgccctgccgtcgcgccgccgccgccgccgccccgccagaaagaagcggaccaagcaccgggcgcacaagttgccacctccgacaacttgtgaagagtatgcccccggccgtacgaactaccagtcggatgaaaccctcgtcttggcgaggtgttgggtggatatatcggaggacctgatattcgcgaacaaccagaagcagctcgcgtactgggagcgcatcgccgagcgctacaatgaggcgaagccgccgagagcgtacaagcgccaacg
This genomic interval from Salvia splendens isolate huo1 chromosome 13, SspV2, whole genome shotgun sequence contains the following:
- the LOC121759926 gene encoding F-box protein At2g27310-like translates to MSVSSADGMASLSSDLCYEILRRLDGANLAIAACTCAAFSSISKEERLWEDVCSSMWLSTNSNDVKNLIASVGGFKKFYADCFPLIVNKDVPEFHCYDYYDYPQEWTEADYYGDEDEVENISPSDFVSIVDIRYREKTICSKVIWGIPYANGSSGWFYNCPFRLDLLANNARDDEQADDVVLSLSDGQPRSWSIERERKDGKLWQELRDGIRLSWILVNKKTKKAANLSSWSPTGGQRHWPTDKDFLIRFGSILPAKDILPCQVVECILIMKFKVVVVEDGGSHTTLKLSELSMQLGDMEGSHVNGRNSLLVLKEALNCRRSKNYSEALESCHLYSKVQRELKEKKMRYESRLDTVWILGSIVACATFCLYCL